Proteins co-encoded in one Oreochromis aureus strain Israel breed Guangdong linkage group 3, ZZ_aureus, whole genome shotgun sequence genomic window:
- the LOC116322112 gene encoding serine protease 27-like encodes MIHVLCKDCHSQHLECGTAVKNSRIIGGQDATPGNWPWLAFITVFNQFQCGGSLISDQWVLTAASCVTPQESGDTAVFLGVQNLTGPFPTVVGRTVNKIICHPDYSHLTHKNDICLLKLSTPVNFTDYIRPICLAAENSTFYAGTNTWVTGFGITSNLTFPNILQEVNVPVVGNNECQCYYEDVQFASITENMICTGLQAGGKSPCFGDGGGPLMIKKDSVWVQIGIVSFSVGCAQPLRPEVYTRVSQYTKWIRDTITDTEPGFVTFTSTGTDSDLSFNCSAFVRPTPAPVPTTVPTTVPTTLPNTVLTAVPSTFPNIGGCNNVFCSGENLIHFTHFTSLFVLIALLHVFVGSGEM; translated from the exons ATGATCCATGTCTTGTGCAAAG ACTGTCATTCACAGCATCTTG aatGTGGCACGGctgtgaaaaacagcagaattATAGGAGGTCAAGATGCAACCCCAGGAAATTGGCCCTGGCTGGCATTTATAACTGTTTTTAACCAGTTTCAGTGTGGAGGGTCCCTCATCAGTGACCAGTGGGTACTGACAGCTGCTTCTTGCGTAACACC tcAAGAGTCCGGTGACACAGCTGTATTTCTGGGCGTCCAGAATCTAACAGGTCCATTTCCAACTGTAGTGGGTCGAACAGTGAATAAAATCATCTGCCATCCTGACTACAGCCACTTGACCCACAAAAACGACATTTGTCTGCTGAAGCTGTCCACTCCTGTGAATTTCACAGACTACATTCGGCCAATCTGCTTAGCTGCAGAAAACAGCACTTTCTATGCTGGGACGAACACCTGGGTCACTGGCTTTGGTATAACTA GTAACCTCACGTTCCCCAACATCCTGCAGGAGGTAAATGTGCCAGTAGTGGGAAACAATGAGTGCCAATGTTATTATGAAGACGTGCAGTTCGCCAGTATTACTGAAAACATGATCTGCACTGGACTCCAAGCTGGAGGGAAGAGCCCATGTTTt GGAGATGGAGGCGGACCACTCATGATCAAAAAAGATTCAGTCTGGGTCCAAATTGGAATCGTGAGTTTCAGTGTCGGCTGCGCCCAACCACTGAGACCTGAAGTCTACACTCGTGTGTCGCAGTACACGAAATGGATCAGGGACACCATCACCGACACAGAACCAGGCTTTGTCACCTTCACCTCTACAGGCACTGACAGCGACTTGAGCTTTAATTGTTCAGCATTTGTACGGCCTACCCCTGCTCCTGTTCCTACCACTGTTCCTACCACTGTTCCTACCACTCTTCCTAACACTGTTCTTACCGCTGTTCCTTCTACTTTTCCTAACATTGGTGGGTGTAACAATGTGTTTTGCAGTGGTGAAAATCTGATCCACTTCACTCACTTCACCTCACTCTTCGTTCTCATTGCATTGCTCCATGTGTTTGTTGGAAGTGGTGAAATGTAA